The Hyphomonas sediminis genome contains the following window.
GCCCCCCGTTTCGCCAGCGCTCAACGCCTCCCCTGACGCGCGGGGGAGGATAAACGCGCTCCGCGTCAGCGAAGTGCAACCCGATCCTCCCCCGCCCGCGGGGGAGGTGCCCGAAGGGCGGAGGGGGGGCTTCACGGATGACCGAACGAGAAACCGCCCGCCCCTTGCCGCCCCGCCTCCCACATGGCACAGCGATTTTCATGGCCGACACCTCTCTTTCCCCCGTCCTGCCGATGTTTGCGGAGACACCCTCCAGCGTCAGCTTCAAGAAGCTGCGCAAGCGGCTCGTGCGCGGCGCGCTCGAAGTCATTGAAACTTATGGCCTTGTTGACCGCCGGGCGATCGAGACGGGCGAAAAGCCCCGGCCCAAATGGCTGGTCTGCCTGTCGGGCGGCAAGGATTCCTACGGCCTGCTTGCCGTGCTGATGGACCTGCAATGGCAGGGCGCCCTGCCGGTCGACCTGATCGCCTGCAATCTCGACCAGGGCCAGCCCGGCTTTCCCAAACACATCCTGCCCGACTGGCTGACGAAAAATGGTGTGCCCCACAAGATCATCACCGAAGACACCTACTCCATCGTGACGGAGAAAGTGCCCGAGGGCCGCACCTATTGCTCCATGTGCTCGCGCCTGCGCCGGGGCATCCTTTACCGCGTCGCGCGGGAAGAAGGCTGCGAAGCCATCGTCCTCGGCCATCACCGGGATGACGCGCTCGCCACCTTCATGATGAACCTCATCCATGGCGGTCGCCTCGCGGCAATGCCGGCCAAGCTGCTCAATGATGAAGGCGATGTCCAGGTCTTCCGCCCACTGATTACGGCGGCAGAGGCCGATCTCGCCAAGTTTGCCGAGGCGATGGAATTTCCCATCATCCCCTGCAATCTCTGCGGCAGCCAGGACGGGCTCCAGCGCGTGGCGATGAACCGCCTGCTGAATGAGTGGGAACAGAAGAAACCCGGCACAAGGCAGGTCATGGCCCGGGCGCTCGCCAATGTGCGCCCGAGCCATCTGCATGATCCCCGCGTCTTCGACTTTGCCGGCCTCACGCTCGGCGGTCAGGGCGAAGACGACCCCAACGTCCCGTTCTGACTCAGGCTTTTTCCATCGCCGGCGGCCAGGCAATGCCTGTCTCCGGGCGGTGGGCCGGATAGTCGGGCGCGTCGCGGTATTTCTTCAGCTCATTGCGGGCAATCGCGCGCAGGTGAACTTCATCCGGCCCGTCTGCCAGGCGCAATGTGCGAATGCCCGCATAAAGCTCCGCCAGCCCGAAATCATCGGTCACCCCGGCACCACCATGGGCCTGGATGGCGTCATCGATCACCTTCAGCGCCACACGCGGCGCAGCCACCTTGATCATGGCAATCTCATTGGCGGCGCCCTTGTTGCCAACCGTATCCATCATATACGCGGCTTTGAGTGTCAGCAGGCGCGCCATCTCGATGTCCAGCCGCGCTTCACCAATCCTCTGTTCCCAGATGGACTGCTGGTAAAGCGCCTTGCCAAAAGCCGCCCGCGTCAGCACGCGCCGCGCCAGTTTCTCCAGCGCCACTTCGGCCGCGCCGATCGTGCGCATGCAGTGGTGGATCCGCCCCGGCCCAAGGCGCCCTTGTGCAATCTCGAAGCCGCGCCCTTCCCCGAGGAT
Protein-coding sequences here:
- the ttcA gene encoding tRNA 2-thiocytidine(32) synthetase TtcA codes for the protein MADTSLSPVLPMFAETPSSVSFKKLRKRLVRGALEVIETYGLVDRRAIETGEKPRPKWLVCLSGGKDSYGLLAVLMDLQWQGALPVDLIACNLDQGQPGFPKHILPDWLTKNGVPHKIITEDTYSIVTEKVPEGRTYCSMCSRLRRGILYRVAREEGCEAIVLGHHRDDALATFMMNLIHGGRLAAMPAKLLNDEGDVQVFRPLITAAEADLAKFAEAMEFPIIPCNLCGSQDGLQRVAMNRLLNEWEQKKPGTRQVMARALANVRPSHLHDPRVFDFAGLTLGGQGEDDPNVPF